GAGAAACGGCGGAACTCGCCGACGTCATCGGCTATGCCAAGCGCTTCCGGGTTCCTTTGATCGCATTCACGTCGAGTGCGGACTCGACCCTGGGCCAGGCCGCCGATATCTGCCTGTCTCTCCCGAAGGCCAAGGAGGCCTGCCCCAACGGGCTCGCGCCCACCACCTCCACCACCATTCAGCTCGCCCTCGGCGATGCCCTCGCCATCGCGCTGCTCGAGAGACGCGGCTTCACGGCCGAGAATTTCCGCGTGTTCCACCCGGGCGGCAAGCTCGGCGCGCGCCTGAAGCTCGTGCGCGACATTATGCACAAGAACGAGCGCCTGCCGGTCATCGGCATCGACGCCCGCATGGATCAGGCCATTGAGGAGATCGGCCGCAAGGGCTTCGGTTCGGTCATCGTGGTGAATGGGGACGGCACGCTCGCCGGCATCGTCACGGACGGCGATCTGCGCCGTAACCTCCGCCGCGATCTCGGCAGCCTTCCGGTGACCGCCATC
This window of the Microvirga sp. TS319 genome carries:
- a CDS encoding SIS domain-containing protein — translated: MSLAQTQSPSPDQAVASALRTLDTEREGLTVLMEAVGNGLGPLFTAAVETIASAKGRVIVTGMGKSGHVGRKIAATFASTGTPAYYVHPAEASHGDLGMVQADDVILALSWSGETAELADVIGYAKRFRVPLIAFTSSADSTLGQAADICLSLPKAKEACPNGLAPTTSTTIQLALGDALAIALLERRGFTAENFRVFHPGGKLGARLKLVRDIMHKNERLPVIGIDARMDQAIEEIGRKGFGSVIVVNGDGTLAGIVTDGDLRRNLRRDLGSLPVTAIMTRTPRTIAPDALVATALEIEETARITALIVVENDKPVGLVHYLDLLRAGAA